Proteins from one Halopseudomonas pelagia genomic window:
- the guaB gene encoding IMP dehydrogenase — protein MLRVSQEALTFDDVLLVPGYSEVMPKDVSLKSRLTRRIELNIPLLSAAMDTVTEARLAIAMAQEGGMGIIHKNMTVEQQAAEVRKVKKFESGVVKDPITIDADATVGELVELTRVNNISGVPVLSGGELVGIVTARDVRFEIRMNAKVREVMTSKEKLVTVKEGVSAGAVRELLHRHRIEKVLIVDDNFGLKGMMTVKDIEKARAYPNATKDDQGRLLVGAAVGTGVDTPERIAALAAAGVDVVVVDTAHGHSRGVIERVRWVKENYPGIQVVGGNIATAEAALALAEAGADAVKVGIGPGSICTTRIVAGVGVPQISAIADVATALKGMDIPVIADGGIRFSGDLAKAIAAGASVVMMGSMFAGTEEAPGEVELFQGRSYKAYRGMGSMGAMAQTQGSSDRYFQDSSAGAEKLVPEGIEGRVPYKGSLAAIIHQLMGGLRASMGYTGSSDILEMRTKPQFVRITSAGMSESHVHDVQITKESPNYRVG, from the coding sequence ATGCTACGTGTAAGCCAAGAAGCCCTTACCTTTGATGATGTTCTGCTCGTGCCCGGATATTCCGAGGTCATGCCCAAGGACGTCAGCCTCAAGTCCCGGCTCACCCGGCGCATCGAACTTAATATCCCCCTGTTGTCCGCCGCCATGGACACCGTTACCGAAGCCCGCCTGGCCATCGCCATGGCGCAGGAAGGTGGCATGGGGATCATTCACAAGAATATGACCGTCGAGCAGCAGGCTGCCGAAGTTCGCAAGGTGAAGAAGTTTGAATCCGGTGTGGTCAAGGATCCGATCACTATCGATGCCGATGCGACTGTCGGCGAGTTGGTCGAGCTGACCCGCGTTAACAATATTTCCGGCGTGCCGGTTCTTTCCGGTGGCGAACTGGTCGGTATCGTGACCGCGCGGGATGTGCGTTTTGAAATCCGCATGAATGCCAAGGTGCGTGAAGTCATGACCAGCAAAGAGAAGCTGGTTACCGTCAAGGAAGGCGTGAGTGCAGGTGCGGTGCGCGAGCTGCTGCATCGCCACCGGATCGAGAAAGTGCTGATCGTTGATGACAACTTCGGCCTCAAGGGCATGATGACCGTCAAGGATATCGAAAAAGCCCGTGCATACCCGAACGCGACCAAGGATGACCAGGGTCGCCTGTTGGTCGGTGCTGCGGTAGGTACCGGTGTCGATACACCCGAGCGGATTGCTGCGTTGGCCGCTGCCGGTGTCGATGTGGTGGTAGTCGATACCGCGCATGGTCATTCGCGCGGCGTGATCGAGCGGGTGCGCTGGGTCAAGGAAAACTATCCGGGTATTCAGGTGGTCGGCGGCAATATTGCGACGGCGGAAGCGGCATTGGCACTGGCTGAAGCTGGCGCTGACGCGGTCAAGGTCGGTATTGGTCCCGGCTCCATCTGTACTACCCGTATTGTGGCGGGTGTGGGCGTGCCGCAGATATCGGCGATTGCCGATGTGGCAACGGCGCTCAAGGGTATGGACATACCCGTGATCGCCGACGGTGGTATCCGCTTCTCCGGTGATCTGGCCAAGGCGATCGCTGCTGGCGCATCGGTAGTGATGATGGGTTCCATGTTCGCTGGTACCGAAGAGGCGCCGGGTGAAGTTGAGCTGTTCCAGGGCCGTTCCTACAAAGCCTACCGCGGTATGGGCTCGATGGGAGCCATGGCGCAAACCCAGGGTTCATCTGATCGCTACTTCCAGGATTCCAGTGCCGGTGCCGAGAAGCTGGTACCTGAAGGTATCGAAGGGCGCGTGCCTTACAAGGGTTCACTGGCTGCGATTATCCACCAGTTGATGGGTGGCCTGCGGGCGTCCATGG
- the xseA gene encoding exodeoxyribonuclease VII large subunit: MTDDTLFKRLTAERDVLSVSQLNARARSLLEDVFPQIWVEGELSNLAKPSSGHLYFSLKDSKAQIRCAFFRQHASRVRMDMRDGLQVRVRGRVSLYEGRGDYQLIVDSMESAGDGALRQAFDALKAKLADEGLFAAERKRPLPAHPKRIGVITSASGAAVRDIISVFGRRAPFIELVIVPTPVQGREAAPLIVKALQQADRAGFDALIVARGGGSLEDLWPFNEEMVARALAACQTPTISAVGHETDVSISDFVADVRAPTPSAAAELLSPDQQAMLQQVERAHRHLHQRMRERLAREQLRLDSLRRRLRHPGERLAQQAQRLDDFELRLKRALRQQLTLLGQRHERLLARLQAQHPGKHLALLRQRLDQFDQRLPRAMTLGMQQRRQRLDNLAQTLHLVSPLATLGRGYSILLDQQGRALRSHADAKPGQRVEARLADGRLALRVEDDLDQPHTLPLLD, translated from the coding sequence ATGACCGATGACACCCTATTTAAACGCCTGACAGCCGAGCGCGACGTGCTCAGCGTCAGCCAGCTCAACGCCCGCGCCCGCAGCCTGCTGGAAGATGTCTTTCCGCAAATCTGGGTTGAGGGCGAACTCTCCAATCTGGCCAAGCCCTCCTCCGGGCACCTGTATTTCAGCTTGAAGGACAGTAAAGCGCAGATCCGCTGCGCCTTTTTCCGCCAGCACGCCAGCCGCGTGCGCATGGACATGCGTGACGGCTTGCAAGTTCGGGTACGCGGGCGCGTGAGCCTGTATGAAGGGCGTGGCGACTACCAACTGATCGTCGACAGCATGGAAAGCGCCGGCGATGGCGCGCTGCGTCAGGCCTTCGACGCGCTGAAAGCCAAGCTGGCCGATGAAGGTCTGTTCGCCGCCGAACGCAAGCGCCCGCTACCGGCCCATCCCAAACGCATTGGCGTGATTACCTCAGCCAGCGGCGCGGCGGTGCGCGACATTATCAGCGTGTTTGGTCGCCGCGCGCCCTTTATCGAACTGGTCATCGTACCCACGCCCGTGCAAGGCCGTGAGGCGGCGCCGCTGATCGTCAAAGCGCTGCAACAGGCTGACCGGGCCGGCTTTGACGCACTAATAGTGGCGCGCGGCGGCGGCTCCCTGGAAGATCTGTGGCCGTTCAACGAAGAGATGGTCGCCCGGGCGTTGGCTGCGTGCCAGACCCCCACCATCAGCGCGGTCGGGCACGAGACCGACGTCTCGATCAGCGATTTCGTTGCCGACGTGCGCGCACCCACACCTTCCGCAGCGGCTGAGTTACTCAGCCCTGACCAGCAGGCGATGCTGCAGCAGGTGGAGCGCGCGCACCGTCATCTGCATCAGCGCATGCGCGAACGTCTGGCTCGCGAACAATTGCGCCTGGATAGCCTGCGCCGACGCCTGCGCCACCCTGGCGAGCGCCTGGCGCAACAAGCCCAGCGGCTGGACGATTTCGAACTACGCCTCAAGCGCGCGCTGCGCCAACAACTGACGCTGCTGGGCCAACGCCATGAGCGCCTGCTGGCTCGCCTCCAAGCGCAGCACCCGGGCAAGCACCTCGCGCTGTTGCGCCAACGGCTGGACCAGTTCGACCAGCGCCTGCCGCGGGCCATGACCCTGGGTATGCAGCAACGGCGGCAACGTTTGGACAATCTGGCCCAGACACTGCACCTAGTGAGTCCGCTGGCCACGCTCGGTCGCGGCTACAGCATATTGCTCGACCAGCAGGGTCGCGCGCTGCGCAGCCACGCCGATGCCAAACCCGGGCAACGCGTCGAAGCACGCCTGGCCGACGGCCGCCTTGCACTCAGGGTCGAGGATGACCTCGACCAACCCCACACCCTTCCGCTGCTGGATTGA
- a CDS encoding peptidoglycan DD-metalloendopeptidase family protein yields MKPLIALLIMACLSLPAHAEGFITRLLNKPVPGGVAVVTLPEQDSAPRVRYQDQSVLVIREDGQRWIAIAGIPLTVKPGTEQLELDTGQKLDFQVGSREYPAQRITLKNQQHVTPDPAHLKRIQRELDQQIAAYKTFSPRQPSNLMLDRPVEGRLSSAFGLRRIFNGEERNPHSGLDFAAPSGTPIKSPAEGKVILTGDYFFNGKTVFVDHGQGLVSMFCHLSSIGVEVGDELDRGEVLGKVGATGRATGPHLHWNVSLNNARVDPAIFIGAYMH; encoded by the coding sequence ATGAAACCCCTTATTGCTTTGCTGATAATGGCCTGTCTGAGCCTGCCCGCGCATGCCGAAGGCTTTATTACCCGCTTGTTGAACAAACCGGTGCCCGGCGGCGTAGCTGTGGTCACGCTACCAGAACAGGACAGCGCACCCCGCGTGCGCTACCAGGACCAATCCGTACTGGTCATTCGCGAGGACGGCCAGCGCTGGATCGCGATCGCCGGCATCCCGCTGACGGTAAAGCCGGGGACCGAACAGCTGGAACTGGACACTGGCCAGAAGCTCGACTTCCAGGTCGGCAGCCGCGAGTACCCGGCCCAGCGCATCACCCTGAAGAACCAGCAGCACGTTACACCTGACCCGGCACACCTCAAGCGAATTCAGCGCGAACTGGACCAGCAAATCGCAGCCTATAAAACTTTCAGCCCCAGACAGCCGAGCAACCTGATGCTCGACCGCCCGGTCGAAGGTCGTCTGTCCAGCGCCTTTGGCCTGCGGCGAATTTTTAACGGCGAGGAGCGCAACCCGCACTCGGGTCTGGATTTCGCCGCACCCAGCGGGACCCCGATCAAGTCGCCCGCGGAAGGCAAAGTGATTCTGACCGGGGACTACTTCTTCAACGGCAAAACCGTGTTCGTCGATCACGGCCAGGGGCTGGTCAGTATGTTCTGCCATCTGTCATCAATCGGCGTGGAGGTGGGTGATGAACTGGACCGGGGCGAAGTGTTGGGCAAGGTCGGCGCCACCGGTCGCGCCACCGGCCCCCACCTGCACTGGAACGTCAGCCTGAACAACGCCAGGGTCGACCCGGCCATCTTTATTGGCGCATACATGCACTAA
- the leuA gene encoding 2-isopropylmalate synthase, which translates to MSMLKDPSSKYRAFQPVDIPDRTWPSKTLTEVPVWCSSDLRDGNQSLIEPMDPGRKLRFFQTLVKIGVKQIEVAFPSASQTDFDFVRTLIEKGHIPDDVTIQVLTQARTDLIARTFESVRGAKKAIVHVYNATAPSFRRIVFNQDKKGVVDIAVNAAKLIKEHAAQQPDTQWTFQYSPEIFTSTELDFAVEVCDAVLDVWQPTPDNKVILNLPATVEVATPNHYADQIEWFGRHISRRDSVLISLHTHNDRGTGVAATELGLLAGADRVEGCLFGNGERTGNVDLVTLALNLYTQGINPQLDFSDIDAVRKVVEECNQLPVHPRHPYVGDLVHTAFSGSHQDAIRKGFTQQKSDTLWEVPYLPIDPADIGRSYEAVIRVNSQSGKGGIAYLLEQEYGISLPRRMQIEFSQVVQGETDRLGLEMSAKQIHDLLEREYLQASDPYTLIRHRLQEENGTSAVDVEVLNEGETQHWRGLGKGPLEALVAGLPVKVEIMDYHEHAIGSGSNAKAAAYIEIRLDNGRPLHGIGIDENLTTASFRALFSALNRALRQADQQAA; encoded by the coding sequence ATGAGCATGCTCAAAGACCCATCCAGCAAATACAGAGCGTTTCAGCCGGTCGACATCCCCGACCGCACCTGGCCATCAAAGACCCTTACCGAGGTTCCGGTGTGGTGCAGCTCTGACCTGCGCGATGGTAACCAGTCGCTGATCGAGCCTATGGATCCCGGACGCAAACTGCGCTTTTTCCAGACTCTGGTCAAAATCGGCGTCAAACAGATCGAAGTTGCCTTTCCGTCGGCATCGCAAACCGACTTCGACTTTGTTCGCACGCTGATCGAAAAAGGCCATATTCCTGACGATGTCACTATTCAGGTGCTGACCCAGGCCCGCACCGACCTGATCGCGCGTACTTTTGAATCGGTACGCGGTGCCAAGAAAGCCATCGTCCACGTCTATAACGCTACCGCCCCGAGCTTCCGGCGCATCGTCTTCAACCAGGACAAGAAAGGCGTGGTGGATATTGCCGTGAATGCCGCCAAGCTGATCAAGGAACATGCCGCCCAGCAACCCGACACGCAGTGGACCTTCCAGTACTCACCAGAGATCTTCACCTCTACCGAACTGGATTTCGCCGTCGAAGTCTGCGACGCGGTACTGGATGTGTGGCAACCAACGCCAGACAACAAGGTTATTCTCAACCTGCCAGCCACGGTGGAAGTAGCTACCCCTAATCATTACGCTGATCAGATCGAATGGTTCGGCCGCCACATCAGCCGTCGCGACAGCGTATTGATCAGTTTGCACACGCATAACGATCGCGGTACCGGGGTGGCAGCTACCGAACTGGGACTGCTCGCCGGAGCGGATCGGGTCGAAGGTTGCCTGTTCGGAAACGGAGAGCGCACCGGCAACGTGGATCTGGTGACTCTGGCCCTGAATCTGTACACCCAGGGCATCAACCCGCAACTGGACTTTTCCGATATCGATGCCGTGCGTAAGGTGGTCGAGGAGTGTAACCAACTGCCGGTTCACCCCCGTCACCCTTATGTCGGGGATCTGGTCCACACCGCCTTCTCTGGCTCGCACCAGGACGCGATTCGCAAGGGCTTCACCCAGCAGAAAAGCGACACCCTGTGGGAAGTGCCTTACCTGCCGATCGACCCTGCGGATATCGGCCGCAGCTACGAGGCGGTCATTCGGGTCAATAGCCAGTCTGGCAAGGGCGGCATCGCCTACCTGCTGGAGCAGGAGTACGGCATCAGCCTGCCGCGGCGCATGCAGATAGAATTCAGCCAGGTGGTTCAGGGCGAAACCGACCGGCTGGGTCTGGAGATGAGCGCAAAGCAGATTCACGATCTGCTTGAGCGTGAATATCTGCAAGCCAGCGATCCCTACACGCTGATTCGTCATCGGCTGCAGGAAGAGAATGGCACCAGCGCGGTGGATGTTGAGGTGCTGAATGAGGGCGAAACCCAGCATTGGCGCGGTCTCGGCAAAGGTCCGCTGGAGGCCTTGGTCGCCGGTTTGCCGGTCAAGGTGGAGATCATGGATTACCATGAGCACGCCATCGGCTCAGGTAGCAATGCCAAGGCTGCGGCTTATATCGAGATCCGCCTGGACAATGGCCGCCCCTTACACGGCATCGGTATTGACGAGAACCTGACCACCGCCAGCTTCCGCGCGCTGTTCAGCGCCTTGAACCGAGCCCTGCGACAGGCCGACCAACAGGCCGCTTGA
- a CDS encoding alkene reductase: protein MSDNTLLKPIRLGSLDLPNRVIMAPLTRQRAQQPGNIPHQLNAIYYAQRANAGLIISEATQICAEGQGYAWTPGVHSAEQIAGWKLTTDAVHKAGGRIFMQLWHVGRISHTLLQPNGAAPVAPSAIQAKAECYVQEADGSHHKAPTSMPRALPTEELPGIVEAYAQGTRNAMEAGFDGVEVHAANGYLLDQFLCSDSNQRTDNYGGSVENRVRLVLEVVDAAVSTVGDSGRVGIRISPMGTFNGVDDANPLETFSHLIKELNSRQLAYLHINKPDWVGGTYEGFDELLQALREQYTGQLILCGGMDASSGAEAIDSGLADVVAFGRPYIANPDLVARIQAGAEWNNINPATLYGGAEIGYTDYPTLNG from the coding sequence ATGTCTGACAACACATTGTTGAAGCCCATACGCCTGGGCAGTCTGGATCTTCCCAACCGCGTCATCATGGCCCCGCTCACCCGCCAGCGCGCGCAGCAGCCAGGTAACATTCCACACCAACTGAACGCCATCTACTACGCCCAACGCGCCAACGCCGGCTTGATTATCAGCGAGGCCACGCAGATCTGCGCCGAAGGTCAGGGCTATGCCTGGACACCGGGCGTACACAGTGCCGAGCAGATCGCCGGCTGGAAGCTGACCACCGATGCCGTACACAAAGCGGGTGGGCGCATTTTCATGCAGCTATGGCACGTGGGACGTATCTCCCATACCTTGCTGCAGCCAAACGGCGCGGCGCCCGTAGCGCCCTCGGCGATCCAGGCCAAAGCCGAGTGCTATGTGCAAGAAGCCGATGGCAGCCACCATAAAGCACCCACGTCAATGCCCCGCGCACTGCCAACAGAAGAGCTGCCGGGCATCGTCGAGGCTTATGCCCAAGGCACTCGTAACGCCATGGAAGCGGGATTTGACGGCGTCGAAGTGCATGCTGCCAACGGCTACCTACTGGACCAGTTTCTCTGCTCAGACAGTAATCAGCGCACAGATAACTATGGCGGCAGCGTCGAGAATCGCGTGCGACTGGTGCTGGAAGTAGTCGACGCTGCTGTAAGCACGGTAGGCGATAGCGGCCGGGTGGGCATCCGCATCTCGCCGATGGGTACATTCAACGGCGTGGACGACGCCAACCCGCTAGAGACCTTCAGCCACCTGATCAAGGAGCTGAACAGCCGCCAATTGGCATACCTGCACATCAACAAGCCTGACTGGGTCGGCGGCACTTATGAGGGATTCGATGAGTTACTTCAGGCCCTGCGTGAGCAATACACCGGACAATTGATTCTTTGCGGCGGCATGGATGCCAGCAGCGGCGCCGAAGCGATTGATTCCGGCCTGGCTGATGTGGTCGCCTTTGGCCGGCCCTACATCGCCAACCCGGATCTGGTGGCACGTATCCAAGCCGGAGCCGAGTGGAACAATATCAACCCAGCCACCCTCTACGGCGGAGCTGAAATCGGCTATACCGACTATCCGACCTTGAACGGCTGA
- the der gene encoding ribosome biogenesis GTPase Der codes for MVPVIALVGRPNVGKSTLFNRLTKSRDAIVADVAGLTRDRQYGEARWQGKPYILVDTGGITGEESGIDMEMAGQSLQAIEEADAVLFLVDSQAGRTGGDELIAEHLRKRNKHTYLIANKIDGSDPDSILGEFSALGLGAPIGIAASHGRNINPMLEQVMGEHGIAALMAERAVEGEDAQGRRIVEAIGTKIAVIGRPNVGKSTLVNRMLGEDRVIVFDQAGTTRDSIYIPYERHEKPYTLIDTAGVRRRGKVFEAVEKFSVVKTLQAIQDANVVIFVVDARDGIVDQDLHLLGFALEAGRALVIAVNKWDGMDEREKDYVKIELKRRLFFADFADLHFISALHGSGVGLLYKSVDKAFASAMTKVPTNRMTQILEDAVSEHQPPMVNGRRIKMRYAHLGGSNPPIIIVHGNQLEKVPGSYTRYLENTFRKVLKLSGTPIRVEYKSGENPYEDRKNTLTDRQVNKKRRLMSHHKTAEKKRRDKR; via the coding sequence ATGGTTCCTGTTATTGCCCTGGTGGGTCGGCCGAACGTCGGCAAATCCACTCTTTTCAATCGTCTGACCAAAAGTCGTGACGCGATTGTGGCCGACGTGGCCGGCCTGACCCGCGACCGGCAATACGGTGAGGCGAGATGGCAGGGCAAGCCCTATATTCTGGTCGACACCGGCGGTATCACCGGTGAAGAAAGCGGCATCGACATGGAAATGGCCGGACAGTCATTACAGGCGATCGAAGAAGCCGACGCGGTGCTGTTTCTGGTCGATTCGCAAGCGGGCAGAACCGGCGGCGATGAACTGATTGCCGAGCATCTGCGCAAACGCAACAAGCATACTTATCTGATCGCCAACAAGATTGACGGCTCGGATCCGGATTCGATACTTGGTGAGTTCTCCGCGCTGGGCCTCGGAGCGCCTATTGGTATCGCTGCTTCCCACGGCCGCAACATCAATCCGATGCTTGAGCAGGTCATGGGTGAGCACGGTATCGCCGCGCTGATGGCCGAGCGGGCAGTTGAAGGCGAAGATGCCCAGGGTCGTCGCATCGTTGAAGCCATCGGCACCAAGATTGCGGTCATCGGTCGCCCCAACGTAGGCAAGTCGACGCTGGTCAATCGCATGCTGGGTGAAGACCGCGTCATCGTCTTCGATCAGGCCGGCACCACGCGTGACAGTATCTATATTCCCTACGAGCGTCATGAGAAGCCTTATACCCTGATCGATACCGCCGGTGTTCGGCGTCGCGGCAAGGTGTTCGAGGCGGTTGAAAAATTCTCGGTGGTCAAGACCCTGCAGGCGATCCAGGATGCCAACGTGGTGATCTTCGTGGTCGATGCCCGCGACGGGATTGTCGATCAGGATCTGCACCTGCTGGGCTTTGCGCTGGAAGCTGGACGCGCGCTGGTGATCGCGGTGAACAAGTGGGACGGGATGGACGAGCGCGAGAAGGACTACGTCAAGATCGAGCTCAAGCGCCGCCTGTTCTTCGCTGATTTCGCCGATCTGCATTTTATTTCCGCATTGCATGGCAGCGGTGTTGGCCTGCTTTACAAGTCGGTCGACAAGGCGTTCGCCAGCGCCATGACCAAGGTGCCGACCAACCGCATGACGCAGATTCTCGAAGATGCCGTCAGCGAGCACCAGCCACCGATGGTCAACGGCCGTCGGATCAAGATGCGCTATGCGCACCTGGGTGGTTCGAACCCGCCGATCATCATCGTGCACGGCAATCAGTTGGAAAAGGTTCCTGGCTCCTATACGCGCTACCTGGAAAACACCTTCCGCAAGGTGCTGAAGTTGTCAGGTACGCCGATTCGGGTCGAGTACAAGTCAGGTGAGAATCCCTATGAGGATCGCAAGAACACGCTGACCGATCGACAGGTGAACAAGAAGCGCCGGTTGATGAGCCACCACAAGACCGCCGAGAAAAAGCGCCGCGACAAGCGCTGA
- the bamB gene encoding outer membrane protein assembly factor BamB: MKFRYLAIGLAAALAVGCSSSGKKELPPAELEDFTAEQELERSWERNIGVGQGKLFTHLSPVIDGLTLYAADAKGRVVSMDRDTGEVNWQVKLDERLSGAVGAGGGRVMLGTLDGEVIVLAEADGEELWRAQVSSEVLAPPQTNGDVVVVQTQDDKLTALDISSGEQRWIYESSLPVLTVRGHSTPVVNLRRVYAGLASGRVVALAADTGLPLWEERVAQPQGRSELERMVDIDGDLLLQNDVLYVVSFQGVMAALNAETGSQLWQYPASSHTGIAEGFGSLYVTHADGKIEAVDRNRAEPLWTNEDLLRRNLTAPVAFSSFVAVADFEGYVHLLAQTDGRLVARKRVDSKGVRAAPIVIGDTLYVYGNSGDLVALKLE, from the coding sequence CTGAAGTTCCGATATCTTGCCATAGGCCTTGCCGCAGCACTGGCAGTTGGCTGCAGTAGCTCCGGCAAGAAAGAGTTGCCCCCCGCCGAGTTGGAAGACTTTACCGCCGAGCAGGAGCTGGAGCGCAGTTGGGAGCGTAATATTGGCGTGGGTCAGGGCAAGCTCTTTACCCATCTCAGTCCGGTCATTGACGGGTTGACGCTGTATGCCGCGGACGCCAAAGGCCGCGTGGTCTCGATGGACCGCGATACCGGTGAAGTGAACTGGCAGGTCAAGCTGGACGAGCGGCTCTCGGGCGCAGTCGGCGCGGGTGGTGGCCGGGTCATGCTCGGGACTCTGGATGGCGAAGTGATCGTGCTCGCCGAAGCCGATGGCGAAGAACTCTGGCGCGCCCAGGTGTCTAGTGAAGTATTGGCTCCGCCGCAAACCAATGGTGACGTGGTGGTAGTACAAACCCAGGACGACAAGCTGACTGCGCTTGACATCAGTTCCGGAGAGCAGCGCTGGATCTACGAATCCAGCTTGCCCGTACTGACTGTGCGCGGGCATAGCACCCCTGTTGTCAATTTGCGCCGGGTGTATGCCGGCTTGGCCAGTGGCCGTGTGGTCGCTCTGGCTGCCGATACCGGCTTGCCCCTCTGGGAAGAGCGTGTTGCTCAGCCTCAGGGCCGCTCCGAACTTGAGCGCATGGTGGATATCGATGGCGACTTGTTGCTCCAGAACGATGTGTTGTACGTCGTGAGCTTCCAGGGCGTCATGGCTGCGCTGAATGCAGAAACCGGCAGTCAGTTATGGCAGTACCCGGCATCCAGTCATACCGGCATCGCCGAAGGTTTTGGCAGCCTGTATGTGACCCATGCCGATGGCAAGATTGAAGCCGTCGACCGCAACCGCGCTGAGCCCTTGTGGACCAACGAAGACTTGCTGCGGCGCAACCTGACTGCTCCGGTTGCTTTCAGCAGCTTCGTCGCCGTGGCTGACTTTGAAGGCTATGTGCACCTGCTGGCACAAACCGATGGCAGGTTGGTCGCACGCAAACGAGTGGACAGCAAGGGTGTTCGGGCGGCGCCGATTGTTATTGGCGATACGCTCTATGTATACGGCAACAGCGGCGATCTGGTAGCCCTGAAGCTGGAATAA
- a CDS encoding YfgM family protein, whose amino-acid sequence MSYQTEEEQVEKIKELWNRHGIPLLTGVVIALAGVFGWQGWTNYQDTKAANASALYQNMLETVMAGEGEEARARSAELAEQIRSEYAGTRYAQFAGLMQAKMAVEAGDMSGAEEVLREVADEAGDETLQEVARQRLARVLADQERAEEGLELFSGEVNGALLAGREEVRGDLLLGLGRVDEARAAYTAAMEAIEDPRDRPQLQLKLDDLAEEA is encoded by the coding sequence GTGAGTTACCAGACAGAAGAAGAACAGGTAGAGAAGATCAAGGAGCTCTGGAACCGCCACGGTATCCCGTTGCTTACCGGTGTGGTTATCGCTCTGGCCGGGGTATTCGGCTGGCAGGGTTGGACCAATTATCAAGATACCAAGGCTGCCAACGCCTCGGCCTTGTATCAGAACATGCTGGAAACGGTTATGGCGGGTGAAGGCGAGGAGGCGCGAGCCCGCAGTGCCGAGCTGGCCGAGCAGATTCGCAGCGAGTATGCCGGTACCCGTTACGCCCAGTTTGCCGGGCTGATGCAGGCCAAGATGGCAGTGGAGGCTGGCGACATGAGCGGTGCCGAGGAGGTTCTGCGCGAGGTCGCCGATGAAGCTGGCGACGAGACGCTGCAGGAAGTGGCTCGTCAGCGCCTGGCCCGTGTGTTGGCCGACCAGGAGCGAGCTGAAGAAGGTTTGGAGCTTTTCTCCGGTGAAGTGAACGGTGCCTTGCTGGCTGGGCGTGAAGAAGTTCGCGGTGATCTGTTGTTGGGCCTGGGACGTGTTGATGAAGCACGTGCGGCTTATACGGCAGCCATGGAGGCGATCGAAGATCCACGTGATCGTCCGCAATTACAGTTGAAGCTCGATGATCTGGCGGAGGAAGCCTAG
- the hisS gene encoding histidine--tRNA ligase — protein sequence MKNLQAVRGMNDILPADTALWQYFERRVAQLLGSYGYQQIRLPIVESTELFKRTIGEVTDIVEKEMYTFDDRNGDSLTLRPEGTAGCVRAMLEHGLLGGGVSHKVWYNGPMFRHERPQKGRYRQFNQIGVETFNLSGPDIDAELILLSWRLWKLLGLEDVVSLQLNSLGSSADRARYREALVSYLRERYDQLDEDSQRRLESNPLRVLDSKNQTTQALLSDAPKLADYLNDEAREHFAGLCALLDAAGLPYEINPRLVRGLDYYGLTVFEWVTDQLGSQGTVCAGGRYDGLVEQLGGKPAPAVGFAMGIERLLLLIQTLDKVPAELARQVDVYLVTLGAGADKAGFRLAEQLRDALPDMRLVVHCGGGSFKSQFKKADKSGALFALILGEDEIAAQRVGIKPLRVEGEQENIAWQDVPARLKQLL from the coding sequence TTGAAGAACTTGCAAGCCGTGCGCGGCATGAATGACATTCTGCCCGCCGACACCGCCCTTTGGCAGTATTTCGAGCGCAGGGTAGCGCAATTACTGGGCAGCTACGGTTATCAGCAGATCCGCTTGCCGATTGTCGAGTCGACTGAGCTGTTCAAGCGCACCATCGGTGAAGTGACGGATATCGTCGAAAAAGAGATGTACACCTTTGACGACCGCAACGGCGATTCCCTGACACTGCGGCCTGAAGGTACCGCTGGCTGTGTGCGAGCCATGCTCGAGCACGGTCTGCTGGGTGGCGGTGTCAGCCACAAGGTCTGGTACAACGGCCCGATGTTCCGTCACGAGCGGCCGCAGAAAGGGCGCTATCGCCAGTTCAACCAGATTGGTGTGGAAACCTTCAATCTGAGCGGGCCGGATATAGACGCTGAATTGATTTTACTCAGTTGGCGGCTGTGGAAACTGCTGGGCTTGGAGGATGTTGTCAGTCTTCAGCTCAATAGCCTGGGTAGCAGTGCCGATCGTGCTCGCTATCGGGAGGCGCTGGTCAGTTATCTGCGCGAGCGCTATGACCAGTTGGACGAGGATAGCCAGCGCCGGTTGGAAAGCAACCCGCTGCGCGTGCTCGACAGCAAGAATCAGACTACCCAGGCGCTGTTGAGCGACGCGCCAAAGCTGGCCGACTACCTGAATGATGAGGCCCGCGAGCATTTTGCCGGTTTGTGCGCGTTGCTGGATGCGGCCGGCTTACCCTATGAGATCAATCCGCGGCTGGTGCGCGGGCTGGACTACTACGGCCTGACAGTGTTCGAATGGGTGACTGATCAGTTGGGCTCACAAGGCACGGTATGTGCTGGCGGGCGTTATGACGGTCTGGTTGAACAATTGGGCGGCAAGCCGGCCCCGGCAGTGGGGTTCGCGATGGGCATCGAGCGCTTGCTGCTTTTGATCCAGACGCTGGATAAAGTGCCCGCTGAACTGGCCAGACAGGTTGATGTCTATCTCGTGACACTGGGCGCCGGGGCTGACAAGGCTGGCTTCCGCTTGGCGGAACAATTGCGTGATGCGTTGCCGGACATGCGGCTGGTGGTGCACTGCGGTGGTGGTAGCTTCAAGAGCCAGTTCAAGAAAGCCGATAAGTCAGGCGCGTTGTTTGCGTTGATCCTCGGCGAAGATGAAATTGCCGCTCAGCGGGTGGGTATAAAGCCGCTGCGCGTGGAAGGTGAGCAGGAAAATATAGCCTGGCAGGATGTGCCGGCACGTCTAAAACAATTGTTGTAA